The Mycolicibacterium lutetiense genome window below encodes:
- the efeU gene encoding iron uptake transporter permease EfeU yields the protein MSVISDVPTSTLAASNVTSQVFGSGLIGLREGLEAAIVVSILVAFLVKSERRDALKWVWLGVGAAIAMTATVFLVIQFGENTISGLGAEAIAGIASLIAVVIVTTMVLWMKKASASMSGQLRGEMSQALQTGGPAVALLAFLAVGREGVETALFMVGYAEAETLWPLTGLIIGVLIAAAIAYGMYAGAVRINLAKFFTYTGMFLIVVAAGILAYGIKALQTVGWLPGLGTKAFDMSGAFDWSAWYGEIIQGVFNIDPTPTVLQFAAWVAYIVVVLTLFLKPIRAAVAPSASASASTEISSEPTVEPETAIAPERSTK from the coding sequence ATGTCTGTCATCTCGGACGTTCCGACCAGCACACTGGCCGCGTCCAACGTCACATCCCAGGTATTCGGCAGTGGGCTGATCGGTTTGCGGGAAGGCCTCGAAGCCGCCATCGTGGTGTCGATCCTCGTCGCATTCCTGGTCAAATCCGAACGCCGCGACGCACTCAAATGGGTGTGGCTGGGTGTCGGCGCCGCGATCGCCATGACCGCCACCGTCTTCCTGGTCATCCAGTTCGGCGAGAACACCATCAGCGGACTCGGTGCCGAAGCCATCGCCGGTATCGCCTCACTGATCGCCGTCGTCATCGTCACCACCATGGTGCTGTGGATGAAGAAGGCCTCCGCCTCGATGTCCGGCCAGCTACGCGGCGAAATGTCGCAGGCGCTGCAGACCGGCGGCCCGGCCGTGGCGCTGCTGGCCTTCCTGGCGGTCGGTCGGGAAGGTGTGGAGACCGCACTGTTCATGGTCGGCTACGCCGAGGCCGAGACACTTTGGCCGCTGACCGGCCTGATCATCGGCGTGCTGATCGCCGCGGCGATCGCCTACGGCATGTACGCCGGCGCCGTCCGGATCAATCTCGCCAAATTCTTCACCTACACCGGCATGTTCCTGATCGTGGTGGCGGCCGGAATCCTCGCCTACGGCATCAAGGCGCTGCAGACCGTGGGCTGGCTGCCCGGCCTGGGCACCAAGGCCTTCGACATGAGCGGCGCTTTCGACTGGTCGGCCTGGTACGGCGAGATCATCCAGGGTGTCTTCAACATCGACCCCACGCCGACCGTGCTGCAGTTCGCCGCGTGGGTGGCCTACATCGTGGTGGTGCTGACGCTGTTCCTGAAGCCGATTCGGGCCGCAGTCGCCCCATCTGCCAGTGCCTCAGCTTCCACTGAGATTTCCTCCGAGCCGACGGTCGAGCCGGAGACCGCCATCGCACCCGAAAGGTCGACCAAGTGA
- a CDS encoding nucleoside triphosphate pyrophosphohydrolase yields MTVVLVDPRRPSLVPVEAIEFLTGDVQYTEEMPIKVPWTLPAARPIYGDDEDNPAPVLLSSDPEHPAVKARLAAGDRLIAAPQAQAGERLVDAVVMMDRLRTDGPWESEQTHDSLRRYLLEETYEVFDAVRGGNADELREELGDVLLQVLFHARIAEDAPVHPFDIDDVADSLVRKLGNRVPAVLAGESISLEEQLAQWEERKAQEQKVKARASSMDDVPTGQPALALTQKVLARVTQAGLPADLVPAALTAVVVSADADAENDLRSAVLEFMDTVRLVESDVAAGRRGEDVPEELDATPLGSITEDEWRAYWPGAVVEVPAVEPEVDEDAELEADAEAVDDDAEEDPPRS; encoded by the coding sequence ATGACTGTCGTTCTGGTTGATCCCCGCCGCCCGTCGCTGGTCCCGGTCGAAGCGATCGAATTCCTGACCGGCGACGTGCAGTACACCGAGGAAATGCCGATCAAGGTGCCGTGGACGTTGCCCGCCGCCCGGCCCATCTACGGCGACGACGAGGACAACCCGGCACCGGTGCTGCTGTCCTCGGATCCCGAGCATCCGGCGGTCAAGGCCCGATTGGCGGCCGGGGACCGGTTGATCGCGGCCCCGCAGGCGCAGGCGGGGGAGCGGCTCGTGGATGCCGTGGTGATGATGGACAGGCTGCGCACCGACGGGCCGTGGGAGAGCGAGCAGACCCACGATTCGCTGCGTCGCTACCTTCTGGAGGAGACCTACGAGGTGTTCGACGCGGTCCGCGGCGGCAACGCCGACGAGTTGCGCGAAGAGCTCGGCGATGTGCTGCTGCAGGTGCTGTTCCACGCCCGCATCGCCGAGGATGCGCCCGTGCATCCGTTCGACATCGACGATGTCGCCGATTCGCTGGTCCGCAAGCTCGGTAATCGGGTGCCGGCAGTGCTTGCCGGAGAATCGATTTCACTGGAGGAGCAGCTGGCCCAGTGGGAGGAACGCAAGGCCCAGGAGCAGAAGGTGAAGGCCCGTGCGTCGTCGATGGATGACGTGCCCACCGGGCAGCCGGCGCTGGCGCTGACACAGAAGGTGCTGGCCCGGGTGACGCAGGCCGGGTTGCCCGCCGACCTGGTGCCCGCGGCGCTGACGGCGGTGGTGGTTTCGGCGGACGCTGACGCTGAAAACGATCTGCGCAGTGCGGTTTTGGAATTCATGGACACCGTGCGGTTGGTGGAGTCCGACGTCGCCGCCGGCCGTCGGGGCGAGGATGTTCCCGAGGAACTCGACGCGACACCGCTGGGGTCGATCACCGAAGACGAGTGGCGAGCGTACTGGCCGGGTGCGGTGGTCGAGGTGCCGGCCGTCGAACCCGAGGTCGACGAGGACGCCGAGCTTGAGGCCGACGCTGAGGCCGTCGACGATGACGCCGAGGAAGATCCGCCCCGCTCGTAA
- a CDS encoding DsbA family protein, whose amino-acid sequence MTRNTRILLTAFVIALMAVGVLVYQSSRDRGAPPQAATADAGQLVRDNSHRLSSVPDSAVTFVEFLDFECEGCRAVHPAIEQLRSEYGGRVNFVIRHFPMSGHFNGERAARAVEAAAQQGKFEAMYKKMFETQGQWGEKQTPADEVFRTFAAELGLDMTAFDKAYRDPATAARVQLDVADGRALGVQGTPTFFLNGSRIQPHSLEDLSTAFDKALAE is encoded by the coding sequence ATGACGCGCAACACCCGAATCCTGCTGACCGCATTCGTCATCGCGTTGATGGCCGTCGGCGTTCTCGTGTACCAGTCAAGTCGCGATCGCGGTGCGCCACCGCAAGCTGCGACCGCCGACGCCGGCCAGCTGGTTCGCGACAACAGTCACCGGCTGAGCTCCGTGCCGGACAGTGCGGTCACCTTCGTGGAATTCCTCGATTTCGAATGCGAGGGCTGTCGCGCGGTGCACCCGGCGATCGAGCAACTTCGATCCGAGTACGGCGGTCGGGTGAACTTCGTCATCCGGCACTTCCCCATGAGCGGGCACTTCAACGGTGAACGGGCAGCGCGCGCCGTCGAAGCCGCGGCCCAACAGGGCAAGTTCGAGGCGATGTACAAGAAGATGTTCGAGACCCAGGGCCAGTGGGGCGAGAAACAGACCCCGGCCGACGAAGTGTTCCGCACCTTTGCCGCCGAACTCGGCCTCGACATGACCGCATTCGACAAGGCCTACCGCGACCCCGCCACCGCCGCACGGGTCCAACTCGACGTGGCCGACGGCCGCGCCCTGGGCGTGCAGGGAACACCGACCTTCTTCCTCAACGGCTCCCGTATCCAGCCACACAGCCTTGAAGACCTGTCCACCGCGTTCGACAAGGCTCTGGCCGAATAG
- a CDS encoding serine hydrolase, producing MRVLRVVAVVVALSLGTVAPQAGADCAATGCDLRSRIAAADAYLASRPGTVGYVLRDRAAGTRYANPNANTMIWTASTIKLAMVVDLLTRERAGALRMSGNDRQLMVNMLRDSDNDAADSLWKRYGGPDHKAFNAGFPRYGMTDVRPQPGFGDMFPYWGFQKSTTNDLDRLMNYALTQLNPPDAAAVVAEMQRVGGEQRWGVWGAGPSMSPGNKNGWSQEQGGWVVNSVGFAGPNQRYTLAIMNGLNGQGGYDDGVATTTRLSQILLGPNG from the coding sequence ATGCGGGTACTGCGGGTCGTTGCCGTCGTCGTGGCTCTCAGTCTGGGAACGGTTGCACCGCAGGCCGGGGCGGACTGTGCGGCAACGGGCTGCGACCTGCGCTCGCGTATCGCGGCGGCGGACGCCTACTTGGCGTCGCGGCCCGGCACCGTTGGGTATGTCCTGCGTGACCGTGCCGCGGGGACGCGCTACGCCAATCCCAATGCGAACACGATGATCTGGACCGCCTCCACCATCAAGCTGGCGATGGTGGTCGACCTGTTGACCCGGGAACGTGCCGGGGCGTTGCGCATGTCGGGCAATGATCGGCAGCTCATGGTGAACATGTTGCGGGACTCCGACAATGACGCGGCCGATTCGCTGTGGAAACGCTACGGCGGACCCGATCACAAGGCGTTCAATGCCGGTTTCCCGCGTTACGGCATGACGGACGTGAGGCCGCAACCGGGATTCGGCGACATGTTCCCGTACTGGGGCTTCCAGAAATCGACCACCAATGACCTCGACCGGTTGATGAACTACGCACTGACCCAACTGAATCCGCCCGACGCGGCCGCCGTGGTCGCGGAGATGCAGCGGGTTGGGGGAGAGCAACGGTGGGGTGTGTGGGGCGCAGGGCCGTCGATGAGCCCCGGCAACAAGAACGGGTGGTCGCAGGAACAGGGCGGCTGGGTCGTCAACTCGGTCGGCTTCGCCGGACCCAACCAGCGCTACACGCTGGCCATCATGAACGGGCTCAACGGGCAGGGCGGCTACGACGACGGGGTCGCCACCACCACCCGGCTCAGCCAGATTCTGCTCGGGCCGAACGGCTGA
- the efeO gene encoding iron uptake system protein EfeO, which translates to MKITPAVKTGFAATAAVLAGISMSACQAKEADNGSAGAEGTQITVDATDTGCELSGTTATTGPSTFVVTNSGDKVTEFYVYGEGERVMGEVENISPGLKRQLIVQLTQPGTYRTSCRPGMVGEGIRGDFVVTGEAVKVDTEGKFKDAADNYKRYVNSQVDALVPAVEEFVAAVKAKDVARAKELYPTSRIYWERIEPVAESFPNDLDPRVDLREADLEPGQKWTGFHALEKQLWVTGLQPDASALGDQLIADVKELQAGVRAPDWTIDSTQIAGGAQGLLDEISMSKISGEEDIFSHTDLWDFRANVEGSQTAVASVRPILDERDAELGNRVDQRFADVEKLLEKYRDGDGFVSYDKVTEPQRQELSRAIDALSKEVSQVQGVIAHQ; encoded by the coding sequence GTGAAGATCACCCCTGCCGTCAAGACCGGATTCGCGGCCACCGCCGCGGTGCTGGCCGGCATCTCGATGAGCGCCTGCCAGGCAAAGGAAGCCGACAACGGCAGCGCCGGCGCCGAGGGCACTCAGATCACGGTCGACGCCACCGACACCGGCTGCGAGCTGTCCGGGACCACCGCGACCACCGGCCCCAGCACCTTCGTCGTCACCAACAGCGGCGACAAGGTCACCGAGTTCTACGTCTACGGCGAGGGCGAGCGGGTCATGGGCGAGGTGGAGAACATCTCCCCCGGGCTCAAGCGCCAGCTGATCGTGCAGCTCACCCAGCCGGGCACCTACCGGACCTCGTGCCGCCCCGGCATGGTCGGTGAGGGCATCCGCGGCGATTTCGTGGTGACCGGCGAGGCCGTGAAGGTCGACACCGAGGGCAAGTTCAAAGACGCCGCCGACAACTACAAGCGGTACGTGAACAGCCAGGTCGACGCCCTGGTCCCGGCCGTCGAAGAGTTCGTCGCCGCGGTCAAGGCCAAGGATGTCGCCAGGGCCAAGGAGCTCTACCCGACCTCCCGGATCTACTGGGAGCGCATCGAGCCGGTCGCCGAGTCCTTCCCGAACGACCTCGATCCCCGCGTCGACCTGCGAGAGGCCGATCTGGAGCCCGGGCAGAAGTGGACCGGCTTCCACGCTCTGGAGAAGCAGCTGTGGGTGACCGGCCTGCAGCCGGACGCGAGCGCGCTGGGCGACCAGCTGATCGCCGACGTCAAGGAACTCCAGGCCGGGGTGCGAGCACCCGACTGGACCATCGACTCCACCCAGATCGCCGGTGGCGCACAGGGTCTGCTCGACGAGATCTCGATGAGCAAGATCAGCGGCGAAGAGGACATCTTCAGCCACACCGACCTGTGGGACTTCCGGGCCAACGTCGAAGGTTCGCAGACCGCGGTGGCCTCCGTGCGGCCGATCCTCGACGAGCGCGACGCCGAACTGGGCAACCGCGTGGACCAGCGGTTCGCCGATGTCGAGAAGTTGCTGGAGAAGTATCGTGACGGCGATGGTTTCGTCTCCTACGACAAGGTGACCGAACCCCAACGCCAGGAACTGTCGCGCGCCATCGACGCGCTGAGCAAAGAAGTGAGCCAGGTGCAAGGTGTCATCGCCCACCAGTGA
- the efeB gene encoding iron uptake transporter deferrochelatase/peroxidase subunit, translated as MSSPTSDPIADSGSTPDAEQTSGFSRRKLFGAAGVTAAVVGAAGAGALAGRASAASAPHGALQGPVPFRGDRQAGIITEAQDRMHFCSFDITTDNRDDVVALLKQWTTMAERMTRGEETEAGGAVDGNPYAPPSDTGEALGLPASQLTLTIGFGPSFFRKDGKDRFGVADKQPAELKDLPKFPNETMDPARSGGDICVQACANDPQVAVHAIRNLARVGFGTVAVRYSQLGFGRTSSTTREQATPRNLFGFKDGTNNLKSDETDQLNQSVWVAEGDGPGWLTGGSYLITRRIRMRIENWDRTTLLEQERVIGRTKGSGAPIGLQDEFDELNFEITDGKGNPKIDVAAHVRLASAEHLGGIEILRRGYNFTDGSDGVGHLDAGLFFIAFVRSPEKQFIPMQRELARKDLLNEYITHTGTAIFACPPGLRDGDTSGYWGSTLFE; from the coding sequence GTGTCATCGCCCACCAGTGACCCGATAGCGGATTCGGGCTCCACCCCGGATGCCGAGCAGACGAGCGGGTTCTCCCGACGCAAGCTGTTCGGCGCTGCCGGGGTCACCGCTGCGGTAGTCGGTGCGGCCGGCGCGGGTGCGCTGGCGGGCCGCGCCTCTGCGGCCAGCGCCCCGCACGGCGCCCTGCAGGGGCCGGTCCCGTTTCGGGGTGACCGGCAGGCAGGCATCATCACCGAGGCGCAGGACCGGATGCATTTCTGCTCCTTCGACATCACCACCGACAACCGCGACGACGTCGTCGCGCTGCTCAAGCAGTGGACGACGATGGCCGAGCGGATGACGCGCGGCGAGGAGACCGAAGCCGGCGGCGCGGTGGACGGCAATCCGTATGCGCCGCCGTCGGATACCGGTGAGGCGCTGGGCCTGCCGGCCTCCCAGCTGACCCTGACGATCGGGTTCGGACCGTCCTTCTTCCGCAAGGACGGCAAGGACCGCTTCGGTGTCGCCGACAAGCAGCCCGCCGAGCTCAAAGACCTGCCGAAGTTCCCCAACGAGACCATGGACCCGGCTCGCAGTGGCGGCGACATCTGCGTGCAGGCCTGTGCCAACGACCCACAGGTCGCGGTGCACGCGATCCGCAACCTGGCCCGCGTCGGGTTCGGCACGGTCGCGGTGCGGTACTCCCAGCTGGGGTTCGGCCGCACCTCGTCCACCACCAGGGAGCAGGCGACACCGCGAAACCTGTTCGGGTTCAAGGACGGAACGAACAACCTCAAATCCGACGAGACAGACCAGCTCAACCAGAGCGTGTGGGTGGCCGAGGGAGACGGACCGGGCTGGCTCACCGGCGGCAGCTATCTGATCACCCGGCGGATCCGGATGCGGATCGAAAACTGGGACCGCACCACGCTTCTGGAGCAGGAGCGGGTGATCGGGCGGACGAAGGGCAGCGGTGCGCCCATCGGCCTTCAGGACGAGTTCGACGAGCTCAACTTCGAGATCACCGACGGCAAGGGCAATCCGAAGATCGACGTGGCCGCGCATGTGCGGCTGGCCTCGGCCGAGCATCTGGGCGGCATCGAGATCCTGCGCCGCGGTTACAACTTCACCGACGGTTCGGATGGCGTCGGCCACCTGGACGCGGGCCTGTTCTTCATCGCGTTTGTGCGCAGCCCCGAGAAGCAGTTCATCCCGATGCAGCGGGAGCTGGCCCGCAAGGACCTGCTCAACGAGTACATCACCCACACCGGGACGGCTATCTTCGCCTGCCCACCTGGGCTGCGTGACGGTGACACCTCGGGTTACTGGGGTTCGACACTCTTCGAGTGA
- the mfd gene encoding transcription-repair coupling factor codes for MTAPGHNHVQTPIAGLVELALTDPSLQDVLRRAADRPADLALVGPASARVLVAAGLAQQGPLLVVAATGREADDLTAELRGVFGDAVALFPSWETLPHERLSPGVETVAARLLLLRRLAHPDDARLGLPLRVVVTTTRSLLQPMAPDVVGTEPVTLAVGAEAEFEGVVARLVDLAYTRVDMVGKRGEFAVRGGILDIFPPTAEHPVRVEFWGDEISEIRMFAIADQRSIPEIPVQNVVAVPCRELLMTADVRERAAVLAAEHPTHENSVPGSVPDMLAKLAEGIPVDGMEALLPLLHPVQPTTLTHHLPEGAPVLLCDPEKVRTRAADLIKTGREFLEASWSTAAVGGDAPIDIEALGASGFVPFAQAHEDAVAGGHPWWTLSQLPDGKATELDLRPSPSARSQQSLEEIFAMLRAHVATGGYAAVVTPGAGTANRIVEQLGEADTPAAILEPGAAPKAGVVGVLKGPLHDGVVLPGANLVIITETDLTGNRVTASAGKKLAAKRRNVVDPLALTAGDLVVHDQHGIGKFVEMTERVVGGARREYLVLEYASGKRGSGKDSSDRLYVPMDSLDQLSRYVGGEAPSLSKLGGSDWANTKTKARKAVREIASELVALYAKRQSAPGHAFGPDTPWQNEMEDAFGFTETIDQMTAITEVKSDMEKPVPMDRVICGDVGYGKTEIAVRAAFKAVQDGKQVAVLVPTTLLADQHLQTFTNRMAGFPVTVKGLSRFTDPAESRTTMEGMKDGAVDVVIGTHRLLQTGVTWKDLGLIIVDEEQRFGVEHKEHIKSMRTHVDVLTMSATPIPRTLEMSLAGIREMSTILTPPEERYPVLTYVGPHDDKQVAAALRRELLRDGQVFYIHNRVRTIDQAAARIRQMVPEARVVVAHGQMNEDTLEKTVEGFWNREYDILVCTTIVETGLDISNANTLIVERADTFGLSQLHQLRGRVGRSRERGYAYMLYPPNSPLTETAYDRLATIAQNNELGAGMAVAMKDLEIRGAGNVLGAEQSGHVAGVGFDLYVRLVGEAVEAYRAAADGKTVATPQEAKEVRVDLPVDAHLPPEYIGSDRLRLEGYRRLAAATDYGAVDSVVDELVDRYGPLPVEVQRLVAVARLRLLCREYGITEIGAVSASTIKVSPLVLPDSAQLRLKRMYPGAHYRATTSVVQVPIPRESDSIGSPRIRDLDIVQMVAGLVLVLHGKGQSDVDITKFSQVTGEV; via the coding sequence TCGTCGAGCTGGCATTAACCGATCCGTCACTGCAGGACGTCCTTCGCCGTGCCGCCGACCGGCCCGCCGATCTCGCACTCGTCGGCCCGGCCAGCGCCCGCGTGCTGGTCGCCGCCGGGTTGGCCCAGCAGGGGCCGTTGCTGGTGGTCGCCGCCACCGGCCGTGAGGCCGACGATCTGACCGCTGAGTTGCGCGGCGTCTTCGGCGATGCCGTCGCGCTGTTCCCGTCCTGGGAGACGCTGCCGCACGAGCGCCTGTCGCCGGGCGTGGAAACGGTCGCTGCCCGGTTGTTGCTGTTGCGCCGGCTGGCTCATCCCGACGACGCGAGGCTGGGTCTGCCGCTGCGGGTGGTGGTCACCACCACCCGATCCCTGCTGCAGCCCATGGCCCCCGATGTCGTGGGTACCGAGCCGGTCACTCTCGCCGTCGGTGCGGAGGCCGAGTTCGAAGGCGTGGTCGCGCGCCTGGTCGACCTCGCCTACACGCGCGTCGACATGGTGGGCAAACGCGGGGAGTTCGCCGTCCGCGGAGGCATCCTCGACATCTTCCCGCCCACCGCCGAGCACCCGGTGCGCGTCGAATTCTGGGGCGACGAGATCTCCGAGATACGGATGTTCGCGATCGCCGACCAGCGTTCGATCCCTGAGATCCCGGTGCAGAACGTGGTTGCCGTGCCGTGCCGTGAACTGTTGATGACCGCCGATGTGCGTGAGCGTGCCGCGGTGCTCGCCGCCGAGCACCCCACCCACGAGAACAGCGTGCCGGGCAGCGTGCCCGACATGCTGGCGAAGCTCGCCGAGGGCATCCCGGTCGACGGCATGGAGGCGCTGCTGCCGCTGCTGCATCCGGTGCAGCCCACGACGCTGACGCACCACTTGCCCGAGGGCGCCCCGGTGCTGCTGTGCGATCCGGAGAAGGTGCGCACCCGGGCGGCCGACCTGATCAAGACCGGGCGGGAATTCCTGGAGGCCTCCTGGTCGACGGCCGCGGTCGGCGGGGATGCCCCCATCGACATCGAGGCGTTGGGGGCGTCCGGGTTCGTTCCGTTCGCGCAGGCGCACGAGGACGCCGTCGCCGGCGGGCACCCCTGGTGGACGTTGAGCCAGCTGCCCGACGGCAAGGCCACCGAACTCGACCTGCGACCGTCGCCGTCGGCGCGTAGTCAGCAGAGTCTCGAAGAGATCTTCGCGATGCTGCGCGCCCACGTGGCCACCGGCGGATACGCCGCCGTGGTCACCCCGGGTGCCGGAACCGCGAACCGGATAGTCGAGCAGCTCGGCGAAGCGGACACGCCCGCAGCAATATTGGAGCCCGGAGCAGCGCCCAAGGCCGGAGTGGTCGGCGTGCTCAAGGGTCCGCTGCACGACGGTGTGGTGCTACCGGGGGCCAACCTCGTCATCATCACCGAGACCGATCTGACCGGTAACCGGGTGACGGCATCGGCAGGCAAAAAGCTTGCGGCCAAACGGCGTAACGTTGTCGATCCGCTGGCGCTGACCGCCGGTGATCTGGTGGTGCACGATCAGCACGGCATCGGCAAGTTCGTCGAGATGACCGAGCGGGTGGTCGGTGGAGCCCGCCGCGAGTACCTGGTACTGGAGTACGCGTCAGGCAAAAGGGGCAGTGGAAAGGACAGCTCGGACCGCCTCTATGTACCCATGGATTCGCTGGACCAGCTGTCGCGTTACGTGGGCGGCGAGGCGCCGTCGCTCTCCAAGCTCGGCGGAAGCGACTGGGCCAACACAAAAACCAAGGCCCGCAAGGCTGTTCGAGAGATCGCCAGTGAACTGGTGGCGTTGTACGCCAAGCGCCAGTCTGCGCCCGGGCATGCGTTCGGGCCTGACACCCCATGGCAGAACGAGATGGAGGATGCGTTCGGTTTCACCGAGACCATCGACCAGATGACCGCCATCACCGAGGTCAAATCCGATATGGAGAAGCCGGTTCCGATGGACCGGGTGATCTGCGGCGATGTCGGCTACGGCAAGACCGAGATCGCGGTGCGGGCGGCGTTCAAGGCGGTGCAGGACGGCAAGCAGGTCGCGGTGTTGGTGCCGACGACGCTGCTGGCCGATCAGCACCTGCAGACCTTCACCAACCGGATGGCGGGTTTCCCGGTGACGGTCAAGGGGTTGTCGCGGTTCACCGATCCCGCGGAGTCACGCACCACCATGGAAGGCATGAAGGACGGGGCGGTCGACGTGGTGATCGGGACGCACCGGCTGTTGCAGACCGGTGTGACCTGGAAAGACCTGGGCCTCATCATCGTTGACGAGGAACAGCGGTTCGGCGTCGAGCACAAGGAGCACATCAAGTCGATGCGCACCCACGTCGACGTGCTCACCATGAGTGCCACCCCGATCCCGCGCACCCTGGAGATGAGCCTGGCCGGCATCCGTGAGATGTCGACGATCCTCACCCCGCCCGAGGAGCGCTACCCGGTGCTGACCTACGTCGGTCCGCACGACGACAAGCAGGTGGCCGCGGCGCTGCGCCGCGAGCTGCTGCGCGACGGGCAGGTGTTCTACATCCACAACCGGGTCCGGACGATCGACCAGGCCGCGGCGCGGATTCGTCAGATGGTGCCCGAAGCCAGGGTCGTGGTGGCGCACGGGCAGATGAACGAGGACACGCTGGAGAAGACCGTCGAGGGCTTCTGGAACCGCGAGTACGACATCCTGGTCTGCACCACGATCGTCGAGACCGGCCTGGACATCTCGAACGCCAACACGCTGATCGTCGAGCGGGCCGACACTTTCGGCTTGTCGCAGCTGCATCAGCTGCGGGGCCGGGTGGGTCGTAGCCGGGAACGCGGATACGCCTACATGCTCTATCCGCCCAATTCACCGCTCACCGAGACCGCCTACGACCGGCTGGCCACGATCGCGCAGAACAACGAGCTGGGTGCCGGCATGGCCGTGGCGATGAAGGACCTGGAGATCCGCGGTGCGGGCAACGTGCTGGGTGCCGAGCAGTCCGGCCACGTGGCGGGGGTGGGTTTCGACCTCTACGTGCGGCTGGTCGGAGAGGCCGTAGAGGCCTACCGGGCCGCCGCCGACGGGAAAACCGTGGCCACACCGCAGGAAGCGAAAGAAGTGCGGGTCGATCTGCCGGTTGACGCGCACCTGCCGCCGGAGTACATCGGCAGTGACCGGTTGCGGCTCGAGGGCTACCGTCGGCTGGCCGCCGCTACCGATTATGGGGCTGTGGACTCGGTTGTCGACGAACTCGTCGACAGGTACGGTCCGCTTCCGGTCGAGGTGCAGCGCCTGGTCGCGGTGGCGCGGCTGCGGTTGCTGTGCCGGGAATACGGCATCACCGAGATCGGCGCGGTGTCGGCGTCGACGATCAAAGTGTCACCACTGGTGCTGCCCGATTCCGCGCAGCTGCGGCTCAAGCGGATGTACCCGGGTGCGCACTACCGGGCCACCACCTCAGTGGTTCAGGTGCCGATCCCACGCGAGAGCGACAGCATCGGCTCGCCGCGGATCCGCGACCTCGACATTGTCCAAATGGTTGCCGGTCTGGTGCTCGTTCTTCATGGCAAAGGCCAGTCGGATGTTGATATAACGAAGTTCTCGCAGGTAACTGGGGAGGTGTGA
- a CDS encoding lytic transglycosylase domain-containing protein yields MSPVRWLRAVAVIAATALLLASSCSWHLGTPIPEGVPPPAGDAVPAIDTYAKGRPADQLHEWAVRRAPAMGMPVNALEAYAYAARVAQVENPNCKLAWTTLAGIGMVESHHGTYRGAMVARNGDVTPPIRGVQLDGTAGNMRIPDTDKGKLDGDPLMDRAMGPMQFIPETWGHFGVDANNDGVVSPDNFDDAALSAAGLLCWYGKDLSSPRGWMTALKAYNNSEQYARAVRDWATAYAAGHGL; encoded by the coding sequence GTGTCGCCAGTGCGTTGGCTGCGGGCTGTCGCCGTAATTGCTGCGACAGCGCTGCTGTTGGCATCCAGCTGTTCGTGGCATCTGGGGACCCCAATTCCCGAGGGCGTGCCACCGCCGGCCGGGGATGCGGTGCCGGCAATCGATACCTATGCCAAGGGCAGACCGGCCGATCAGCTGCACGAATGGGCGGTACGGCGAGCACCCGCCATGGGCATGCCTGTCAACGCCCTGGAGGCCTACGCCTACGCCGCGCGCGTCGCCCAGGTGGAGAACCCCAACTGCAAATTGGCCTGGACCACCCTGGCCGGCATCGGCATGGTCGAAAGCCACCACGGCACCTATCGCGGCGCGATGGTCGCCCGCAACGGCGACGTCACCCCGCCCATCCGCGGCGTGCAGCTGGACGGGACCGCGGGCAACATGCGCATTCCTGACACCGACAAGGGCAAGCTCGACGGCGATCCGCTGATGGATCGGGCCATGGGGCCGATGCAGTTCATCCCGGAGACGTGGGGGCATTTCGGGGTGGACGCGAACAACGACGGCGTGGTGAGCCCGGACAACTTCGACGACGCCGCGCTCTCGGCGGCCGGTCTGCTGTGCTGGTACGGCAAGGACCTGTCCAGCCCGAGGGGCTGGATGACGGCGCTCAAGGCCTACAACAACTCCGAGCAGTACGCGCGTGCGGTGCGGGACTGGGCAACGGCGTATGCGGCCGGCCACGGTTTGTGA